The Streptobacillus ratti genome includes a region encoding these proteins:
- the alaS gene encoding alanine--tRNA ligase, translating into MTGNELRKSFIEFFKSKKHKHFESASLIPDDKTLLLTVAGMVPFKSFFLGEKKAPYNRITTYQKCIRTNDLENVGVTPRHHTFFEMLGNFSFGDYFKRESIKWSWEYITEILKLDPNRLYVSVYLTDDEAYDIWTKEVGVPEDHMVRLGDDDNWWAAGPIGSCGPCSEIYYDTQIMGENNEEINAKPGDEGNRFLEIWNLVFTEWNRLEDGTLVPLPEKNIDTGAGLERIASVVQNKENNFETDLFIPIIKNIKKVLNINGEQISTSVKIIADHLKASTFLICDGVLPSNEGRGYILKKLIRRAYGAGAIENKDIFNNSLTFLHNIVDSIIDNMKEAYPELNEKRDYIKNIIKSEEDKFSKTLKSGTEILFEEIKKCKSENIDKLPSEVSFKLYDTYGFPFEFTKLIVENNKMIVCENEFNQKLEEQVKRSQDSRVKNSDMIKDEFIDKFYKENGKTLFTGYDTLIDEAKVLHIKNLENGLFEVIFNRTPFYAEGGGQVADKGVIKYDNKIIAEIKDVAKKSDIFIHYISGEELKFDVDYILEVNKKVRNDIKKNHTATHLLHKALREVLGNSVEQAGSLVNEDGLRFDFSYYEQVSPEQVTTIENRVNELILENLPVYINYENINDAVSKGAMALFSDKYGDVVRVIDISGVSLELCGGTHVSSTGEIGLFKIKSEQGKASGIRRIEAITGYKSLEYVHNLEKDIQDISNKFKTSPANLIPAINKYKEEVKVQENTIKELQRRLVKFEINDLTNETVEINGVKVLVKSFKDKDVNELKDLVDRAKEILKSCVILFGSNNEKAIFVSGVTKDLINKYHAGNIVKNAATIADGNGGGRPDFAQAGGKDGNKVKEALEKTLEYIKGL; encoded by the coding sequence ATGACTGGAAATGAATTAAGAAAAAGCTTTATTGAGTTTTTTAAATCTAAGAAGCACAAGCATTTTGAAAGTGCATCTCTAATACCAGATGATAAAACATTACTGCTAACAGTTGCTGGTATGGTACCTTTTAAATCATTTTTCTTAGGTGAAAAAAAAGCACCATATAACAGAATAACTACATATCAAAAATGTATAAGAACTAATGACTTAGAAAATGTTGGAGTAACTCCAAGACACCATACTTTCTTTGAAATGTTAGGTAATTTTTCTTTTGGAGATTATTTCAAAAGAGAATCAATTAAATGGTCTTGGGAATATATAACTGAAATATTAAAATTAGATCCAAATAGATTATATGTATCTGTTTATTTAACAGATGATGAAGCATATGATATATGGACTAAAGAAGTTGGAGTACCAGAAGATCATATGGTAAGACTAGGTGATGATGATAATTGGTGGGCAGCTGGTCCTATAGGTTCTTGTGGACCATGTTCTGAAATATATTATGATACTCAAATTATGGGAGAAAATAATGAGGAAATAAATGCTAAACCTGGAGATGAGGGTAATAGATTTTTAGAAATCTGGAACTTAGTATTTACTGAATGGAATAGACTTGAAGACGGAACTCTTGTTCCACTTCCAGAAAAAAATATTGATACAGGAGCTGGACTTGAAAGAATAGCATCAGTAGTACAAAATAAGGAAAATAATTTTGAAACTGATTTATTTATTCCAATTATTAAGAACATTAAAAAAGTACTAAATATAAACGGAGAACAAATTTCAACTTCTGTTAAAATAATTGCAGATCACTTAAAAGCATCAACTTTCTTAATTTGTGATGGTGTATTACCGTCTAATGAGGGACGTGGATACATACTTAAAAAATTGATAAGAAGAGCTTACGGAGCTGGAGCAATTGAAAATAAAGATATTTTTAATAATTCTCTTACTTTTTTACATAATATAGTTGACTCTATTATAGACAACATGAAAGAAGCATATCCAGAACTTAATGAAAAAAGAGATTACATAAAAAATATTATAAAATCTGAAGAAGATAAATTCTCTAAAACATTAAAATCTGGAACTGAAATATTATTTGAAGAAATTAAAAAATGTAAATCAGAAAATATAGATAAATTACCAAGTGAAGTATCATTTAAACTTTATGATACTTATGGATTCCCATTTGAATTTACAAAATTAATAGTTGAAAATAATAAAATGATAGTTTGTGAAAATGAATTTAATCAAAAATTAGAAGAACAAGTTAAAAGATCTCAAGATTCAAGAGTAAAAAATTCTGATATGATTAAAGATGAATTTATAGATAAATTCTATAAAGAAAATGGTAAAACTCTATTTACAGGTTATGATACTTTAATTGATGAAGCAAAAGTATTACACATTAAAAATTTAGAAAATGGTTTATTTGAGGTAATATTTAATAGAACTCCATTCTACGCTGAGGGTGGTGGTCAAGTAGCAGATAAAGGTGTAATTAAATACGATAACAAAATTATTGCAGAAATTAAAGATGTTGCTAAAAAATCTGATATATTTATACACTATATTTCAGGTGAAGAACTTAAATTTGATGTAGACTATATTTTAGAGGTTAATAAAAAAGTAAGAAATGATATTAAGAAAAATCATACTGCAACACATCTACTACACAAAGCATTAAGAGAAGTATTAGGAAACAGTGTAGAACAAGCTGGATCATTAGTTAATGAAGATGGATTAAGATTTGATTTCTCATATTACGAACAAGTTAGTCCTGAGCAAGTTACTACTATTGAAAATAGGGTAAATGAATTAATTTTAGAAAATTTACCTGTATACATTAATTATGAAAATATCAATGATGCTGTTTCAAAAGGTGCTATGGCATTATTCAGTGATAAATATGGAGATGTCGTAAGAGTTATTGATATTTCAGGTGTATCATTAGAACTTTGTGGAGGAACACATGTATCTTCTACTGGTGAAATAGGATTATTTAAAATTAAATCAGAACAAGGTAAAGCATCTGGTATAAGAAGAATAGAAGCAATAACAGGATATAAGAGTTTAGAGTATGTACACAATTTAGAAAAAGATATACAAGATATATCTAATAAATTTAAAACTTCTCCTGCTAACCTAATTCCTGCTATAAATAAATATAAGGAAGAAGTAAAAGTCCAAGAAAATACTATTAAAGAGTTACAAAGAAGATTAGTTAAATTTGAAATTAATGATTTAACTAATGAAACTGTAGAAATTAATGGTGTAAAAGTATTGGTTAAATCATTTAAAGATAAAGATGTAAATGAATTAAAAGATTTAGTAGATAGAGCTAAAGAAATTCTTAAATCATGTGTAATCTTATTTGGTTCAAACAATGAAAAAGCAATATTTGTTTCAGGTGTTACTAAAGATTTAATTAATAAATATCACGCTGGAAACATAGTTAAAAATGCTGCTACTATTGCTGACGGTAATGGTGGAGGAAGACCAGATTTTGCACAAGCAGGTGGAAAAGATGGAAATAAAGTAAAAGAGGCATTAGAAAAAACTTTAGAATACATCAAAGGTCTATAA
- a CDS encoding sugar ABC transporter substrate-binding protein, which yields MNLKKLVTSGILMFSLLLSCGSKISEKTNNGLTGHIVVQAEKTWAPYYEEAIARVKEKNPEAKIDLKVIGSFDHIQAIEETNAENEDVADVFAVPLHKMESLYKKDVLAPFDAKALGVKLGGFGDFDKGLGGHLKFNDSYFGFPFNIETLLLGYNTKNVVINGVDLSNLDFAEISPEVGMIPIINGWWGVAITNAFGVELLAKDGDKFFSDLIKDWSELTPDMQKMFVGLHKYWKASNDKKLPLFDTTAVYGYMDDNFKTGKKGSVRIAGPWELSAWSGLVGDDFDVAALNTAKFAGKELKHWQGGWALSINARNEEDANKLALSEAVIAEIMNPEYAADFYRYTSKVMPHVSKEDYAKVDLSDLDKKAINAVIDGYEVSVSRPLFKEWEQVWETWENAILSWEAKKPATPELAYKDIQASFRALLTNLGQ from the coding sequence ATGAATTTAAAAAAACTTGTTACAAGTGGAATTTTAATGTTTTCTTTATTACTATCTTGTGGTTCTAAAATATCAGAAAAAACTAACAATGGTTTAACAGGACATATAGTTGTACAAGCTGAAAAAACTTGGGCACCTTATTATGAAGAAGCTATAGCTAGAGTTAAAGAAAAAAATCCTGAAGCTAAAATAGATTTAAAAGTTATTGGTTCTTTTGACCATATTCAAGCTATTGAAGAAACTAATGCTGAAAATGAAGATGTGGCAGATGTATTTGCTGTTCCATTACATAAAATGGAATCTCTTTATAAAAAAGATGTATTAGCTCCATTTGATGCTAAAGCTTTAGGTGTAAAACTTGGAGGATTTGGAGATTTTGATAAAGGACTTGGAGGACATTTAAAATTTAATGATTCATATTTTGGATTCCCTTTTAATATTGAAACATTGTTATTAGGATATAATACTAAAAATGTTGTAATAAATGGAGTAGATTTATCTAATTTAGATTTTGCTGAAATTTCACCTGAAGTTGGAATGATACCAATTATAAATGGTTGGTGGGGTGTTGCTATAACTAACGCTTTTGGAGTTGAGTTATTAGCTAAAGACGGAGATAAATTCTTTTCTGATTTAATAAAAGATTGGTCAGAACTAACTCCAGATATGCAAAAAATGTTTGTTGGTTTACATAAATATTGGAAAGCATCAAATGATAAAAAACTTCCTTTATTTGATACAACAGCAGTTTATGGATACATGGACGATAATTTTAAAACTGGTAAAAAAGGTTCAGTTAGAATTGCAGGTCCATGGGAATTATCTGCTTGGTCAGGATTAGTTGGAGATGATTTTGATGTGGCAGCACTTAACACAGCTAAATTTGCAGGTAAAGAATTAAAACACTGGCAAGGTGGTTGGGCATTATCTATCAATGCTAGAAATGAAGAAGATGCTAATAAATTGGCTTTATCAGAGGCTGTGATAGCTGAAATTATGAATCCTGAATATGCTGCTGATTTTTATAGATATACAAGTAAGGTTATGCCACATGTTTCTAAAGAAGATTATGCTAAAGTTGATTTATCTGATTTAGATAAAAAAGCTATAAATGCTGTTATAGATGGATATGAAGTATCAGTATCAAGACCTTTATTTAAAGAATGGGAACAAGTATGGGAAACATGGGAAAATGCTATTCTTTCATGGGAAGCTAAAAAACCTGCTACACCAGAGTTAGCTTATAAGGATATACAAGCAAGTTTTAGAGCATTATTAACAAATTTAGGTCAATAA
- the ruvX gene encoding Holliday junction resolvase RuvX: protein MKIYLGLDVGDVRIGVAKSDGLAMFASSYEVIDRNITNPFERIKDIIKEEKVIGLVLGLPKTKDGQNAIQVEKIERFVKELKPFIPKDLTIHYIDERYTTKEAEYYLKNFSKKNGKERRKVVDMVAAQIILQNFLDKYRGKI, encoded by the coding sequence ATGAAAATATATTTAGGTTTAGATGTTGGAGATGTAAGAATAGGTGTAGCTAAATCTGATGGTCTTGCAATGTTTGCTTCAAGCTATGAAGTAATAGATAGAAACATTACAAATCCATTTGAAAGAATAAAAGATATTATAAAAGAAGAAAAAGTAATAGGACTTGTATTAGGTTTACCTAAAACTAAAGACGGACAAAATGCAATACAAGTTGAAAAAATAGAAAGATTTGTTAAAGAATTAAAACCATTTATACCTAAAGATTTGACTATACACTATATAGATGAGAGGTATACAACTAAGGAAGCTGAATATTATTTAAAAAACTTTTCCAAAAAAAATGGTAAAGAAAGAAGAAAAGTTGTAGACATGGTTGCAGCTCAAATAATATTACAGAATTTTTTAGATAAATATAGAGGGAAAATATAA
- the malQ gene encoding 4-alpha-glucanotransferase: MEQNFDYKHINKNRKSAIIMHISSLWSEYGIGNLGKEAYEFANFLKASGQYYWQILPTGPTGYGDSPYQSFSSFAGNPYFIDFRILEEEGLLNKEDYQNLDYGNDVNRVDFGKIYMTRKEVLAKAFENFKNVEDKEYHKFIDENSDWINDYSLFMALKEHFGNISWEDFPKEVKDRDLVELEKYEKLLKDRIDYQKFIQYKFFGQYKKWKEYVNSLGIKIIGDMPIYVSPDSLEVWKDRDLFLDDIVGGCPPDGFSAGGQKWGNPVYDWEKHKETGFKWWINRIEKTMKYIDVLRIDHFRGFESYWAVPKFDEDARNGKWVKAPGVELFEAVEQSLGKIDIVAEDLGYTTVDVVKFREKTGFPGMKMLQFAFNPENESDFLPHQTERNWAVYTGTHDSDTVKTWFNNANPVEVEFAKKYLHLTDPKDYVKGFIRSAWSSVANLAVAQMQDFLELGDEGRMNTPSTLGNWSWRVRKEMLTKELSEEIYDLTKTYFRLNK; encoded by the coding sequence ATGGAACAAAATTTTGATTACAAACATATTAATAAGAATAGAAAAAGTGCAATAATTATGCACATTTCTTCATTATGGAGTGAATACGGAATAGGTAATTTAGGAAAAGAAGCTTATGAATTTGCTAATTTTCTTAAAGCATCTGGTCAATATTATTGGCAAATATTACCTACAGGTCCTACAGGATATGGAGATTCACCTTATCAATCATTTTCATCATTTGCAGGGAATCCATATTTTATAGATTTTAGAATACTTGAAGAAGAGGGATTGCTTAATAAAGAAGATTATCAAAATTTAGATTATGGAAATGATGTTAATAGAGTAGATTTTGGTAAGATTTATATGACAAGAAAAGAAGTACTTGCAAAGGCTTTTGAAAACTTTAAAAATGTAGAAGATAAGGAATACCATAAATTCATAGATGAAAATTCTGATTGGATTAATGATTATTCTTTATTTATGGCATTAAAAGAACATTTTGGAAATATTTCTTGGGAAGATTTTCCAAAAGAAGTTAAAGATAGGGATTTAGTAGAATTAGAAAAATATGAAAAATTATTAAAAGATAGAATAGATTATCAAAAATTTATACAATACAAATTCTTTGGGCAATATAAGAAATGGAAAGAATATGTTAATTCTTTAGGAATTAAGATTATAGGGGATATGCCTATTTATGTTTCTCCTGATAGTTTAGAAGTGTGGAAAGATAGAGATTTATTCTTAGATGATATAGTAGGAGGTTGCCCACCTGATGGATTTAGTGCAGGAGGACAAAAATGGGGGAATCCTGTATATGATTGGGAAAAACATAAAGAAACAGGCTTTAAATGGTGGATAAATAGAATAGAAAAAACTATGAAATATATTGATGTGTTAAGAATAGACCATTTTAGAGGTTTTGAATCATATTGGGCAGTACCTAAATTTGATGAAGATGCAAGAAATGGTAAATGGGTAAAAGCCCCTGGAGTAGAATTATTTGAAGCAGTTGAACAGTCTTTAGGTAAAATAGATATAGTTGCTGAAGATTTAGGATATACAACTGTAGATGTAGTTAAATTTAGAGAAAAAACAGGATTTCCTGGCATGAAAATGTTACAATTTGCATTTAATCCTGAAAATGAAAGTGATTTTTTACCTCATCAAACTGAAAGAAATTGGGCAGTGTATACAGGAACTCATGATAGTGATACTGTTAAAACATGGTTTAACAATGCAAATCCAGTTGAAGTTGAGTTTGCTAAAAAATACTTACATTTAACAGACCCTAAAGATTATGTTAAAGGATTTATTAGATCTGCATGGTCATCAGTTGCTAATTTAGCAGTAGCACAAATGCAAGACTTTTTAGAACTTGGTGATGAGGGTAGAATGAATACACCATCTACTTTAGGTAACTGGTCTTGGAGAGTTAGAAAAGAAATGCTTACTAAAGAGTTAAGTGAAGAAATTTATGATTTAACAAAAACATATTTTAGATTAAATAAATAA
- a CDS encoding LacI family DNA-binding transcriptional regulator produces the protein MKKITIKDVAKKANVSEATVSRVMSNSPLISDKTKRKVLKVIKELDYFPNSAAVSLTKSSSRIIGIVIEDHNDNPLQNDFFTETLSYISTYALERGYYILYIHSKDNQESHENIERLIKTNRIDGLVFLNLVENDRNINYLQKINFPYVILGTPKELSMGMWVDNDNIKATKEVTKKMIEKGYSNFEFLSGPTNLTVSNYRKEGFLIALKEAKIKSKHQISSDFDSYEAYFTTKKLLEMDENIEVIVTTDDILAIGAIRAIEELGRKVEVTGFNNSKLRKYLKLDFITVDIRYEELANKSVNILIDSIENIKREKNFVIVQSDILEGDNNGTKF, from the coding sequence ATGAAAAAGATTACAATTAAGGATGTTGCAAAGAAAGCAAATGTTAGTGAGGCTACAGTATCAAGAGTAATGTCTAATAGTCCATTAATTAGTGATAAGACTAAAAGGAAAGTGCTTAAAGTTATTAAAGAACTTGACTATTTTCCAAATTCTGCTGCTGTTTCATTAACTAAAAGTAGTAGTAGAATTATAGGGATAGTTATAGAAGATCATAATGATAATCCTTTACAAAATGATTTCTTTACAGAAACTTTATCATATATTAGTACTTATGCACTTGAAAGAGGTTACTATATACTATACATACATTCAAAAGATAATCAAGAATCACATGAAAACATTGAAAGATTGATAAAAACAAATAGAATAGATGGGCTTGTGTTCTTGAATTTAGTTGAAAATGATAGAAATATTAACTATTTACAGAAAATAAATTTTCCTTATGTAATATTAGGAACTCCTAAAGAACTTAGCATGGGAATGTGGGTGGATAATGACAATATTAAAGCTACAAAAGAAGTAACTAAAAAAATGATAGAGAAAGGATACAGTAACTTTGAATTTCTTTCTGGACCTACTAATTTAACTGTTTCAAATTATAGGAAAGAGGGATTTTTAATAGCATTAAAAGAGGCTAAAATTAAAAGTAAACATCAAATTTCTTCTGATTTTGATTCATATGAGGCATATTTTACGACTAAAAAATTACTTGAAATGGATGAGAATATAGAAGTAATAGTAACTACAGATGATATTTTAGCTATAGGAGCTATTAGAGCAATAGAGGAATTAGGTAGAAAAGTTGAGGTTACTGGGTTTAATAACTCTAAATTAAGAAAATATCTTAAATTAGATTTTATTACTGTAGATATACGTTATGAGGAACTTGCAAATAAATCAGTTAATATACTTATAGACAGTATAGAAAATATTAAAAGAGAAAAGAACTTTGTAATAGTTCAATCAGATATTTTAGAGGGAGATAATAATGGAACAAAATTTTGA
- the pulA gene encoding type I pullulanase has protein sequence MITRKIDNDLRNLGLDLRYKYDGKLGIEYSKENTVFRVFAPTATKVELLINNQVLEMIKDIDKGIFELTVNGDLDKIPYMYKTFFEGEVFETTDPYAIASEANSGKSVVVDLSKTLKGNRIPKFNMLDSVIYELHIRDFTLTAKNRGKYLGVVEEKQLNYLKKLGITHVQLLPIYDYSTDSVDELNPDLRYNWGYDPVNYNVPEGSYSSNPNDPYSRINELKEMVEILHKNGIRVIMDVVYNHVYDALAHSLSKTIPNYAFRKTEYFHFSNGTGCGNDVASERAMIRKYIVDSVKYWASEFNLDGFRFDLMGILDVETMNEIRRELDKIDESIILLGEGWDLATSLSNDLKANQLNAYKMPNIAFFNDDIRDSLRGSTYERLGQGFVSGGRFDERLLSSIKGGKGLKSYIAPNQLIQYIEAHDNNTVYDHIEITNNYDSLEDRVKMQSIATTLIMMSQGIPFIHAGQEFFRTKNGVENSYKSSDEINKFDFDRAEKYSEYVKYLSDLISYRKDKKILKLDSYEKIDEVFKLIKADDNVLAYSFGNIYIIANVSKEEQNIILDSGKYTVIFNEFNKVECEEINIVNEYTVKPLNILILEKNI, from the coding sequence ATGATAACAAGAAAAATAGATAATGATTTAAGAAATTTAGGTTTAGATTTAAGATATAAGTATGACGGTAAATTAGGTATAGAATATTCTAAAGAAAATACTGTTTTTAGAGTATTTGCTCCTACTGCAACTAAAGTTGAATTATTAATTAATAATCAAGTTTTAGAAATGATAAAAGATATTGATAAAGGTATTTTTGAATTAACTGTAAATGGAGATTTAGATAAAATTCCATATATGTATAAGACATTTTTTGAGGGAGAAGTTTTTGAAACAACTGATCCATATGCTATTGCTAGTGAAGCAAATTCAGGTAAATCAGTTGTAGTTGATTTATCTAAAACTTTAAAGGGTAATAGAATACCTAAGTTTAATATGTTAGATTCAGTAATATATGAATTACATATTAGAGATTTTACATTAACTGCTAAAAATAGAGGTAAATATTTAGGGGTAGTTGAAGAAAAACAATTAAATTATTTGAAAAAATTAGGAATTACTCATGTTCAACTTTTACCAATATATGATTATTCAACTGATTCAGTAGATGAATTAAATCCTGATTTAAGATATAACTGGGGATATGACCCTGTAAATTACAATGTACCTGAGGGTTCATATTCAAGTAATCCTAACGATCCTTATTCAAGAATAAATGAATTAAAAGAAATGGTAGAAATTTTACATAAAAATGGAATAAGAGTAATTATGGATGTAGTGTATAATCACGTATATGATGCACTTGCTCATTCTTTATCTAAAACTATACCAAATTATGCTTTTAGAAAAACAGAATATTTCCATTTTAGTAATGGTACTGGTTGTGGGAATGATGTTGCAAGTGAAAGAGCTATGATAAGAAAATATATAGTTGATAGTGTTAAATATTGGGCAAGTGAATTTAATCTTGATGGATTTAGATTTGACTTAATGGGAATATTAGATGTTGAAACTATGAATGAAATCAGAAGAGAATTAGATAAAATAGATGAAAGTATAATACTCCTTGGTGAGGGTTGGGATCTTGCTACTTCTCTAAGTAATGATTTAAAAGCAAATCAATTAAATGCTTATAAAATGCCAAATATCGCATTTTTTAATGATGATATTAGGGATAGCTTAAGAGGTTCTACATATGAAAGACTTGGTCAAGGTTTTGTAAGTGGTGGAAGATTTGATGAAAGACTTTTATCTAGCATTAAGGGTGGTAAGGGCTTAAAATCATATATTGCACCAAATCAATTAATACAATATATTGAGGCACATGATAATAATACAGTTTATGACCACATAGAAATAACTAACAATTATGATAGTTTAGAAGATAGAGTTAAAATGCAATCTATTGCTACAACTTTAATTATGATGTCGCAAGGTATACCATTTATACATGCAGGTCAGGAATTTTTTAGAACAAAAAATGGAGTAGAAAATTCATATAAATCAAGTGATGAAATAAATAAATTTGATTTTGATAGGGCTGAAAAATATAGTGAATATGTAAAATATTTATCAGATTTAATTAGTTATAGGAAAGATAAAAAAATACTTAAATTAGATAGTTATGAAAAAATAGATGAAGTATTTAAACTTATTAAAGCAGATGATAATGTGTTAGCATATTCATTTGGAAATATATATATTATAGCTAATGTAAGTAAGGAAGAACAAAATATTATTTTAGATAGTGGAAAATATACTGTAATTTTTAATGAATTTAATAAGGTTGAATGTGAAGAAATAAATATAGTAAATGAATACACAGTTAAACCATTAAATATTTTAATATTAGAAAAAAATATATAA